Proteins from one Canis lupus familiaris isolate Mischka breed German Shepherd unplaced genomic scaffold, alternate assembly UU_Cfam_GSD_1.0 chrUn_S1826H2023, whole genome shotgun sequence genomic window:
- the LOC119868878 gene encoding DNA-binding protein SMUBP-2-like isoform X9, translating to MASAAVESFVTKHLDLLELERDAEVEERRSWQENISPKELQSRGVCLLKLQVSSQRTGLYGRLLVTLEPRRCTSAAVLPSNSFTSGDIVGLYDEGNQLATGILTRITQRSVTVAFDASHDFQLSLDRDRERAYRLLKLANDITYKRLKKALITLKKYHSGPASSLIEVLFGGSAPSPASNTDFKAA from the exons ATGGCCTCCGCGGCTGTGGAGAGCTTCGTGACCAAGCATTTGGACCTGCTGGAACTCGAGAGAGACGCGGAGGTGGAGGAGCGCAG GTCCTGGCAGGAAAACATCTCCCCAAAAGAACTCCAGAGCCGAGGCGTCTGTTTGCTGAAGCTGCAGGTTTCCAGCCAGCGGACTGGGCTGTACGGGCGGCTGCTGGTCACCTTAGAGCCCAGGAGATGCACATCTGCTGCGGTGCTTCCCAGCAACAGCTTTACTTCAG GCGATATAGTGGGTCTGTATGATGAAGGCAATCAGCTGGCCACAGGGATCCTGACACGGATCACACAGAGATCAGTCACAGTAGCCTTTGATGCGTCTCATGATTTCCAGCTGAGCTTGGACCGGGACCGGGAGCGGGCCTACAGACTGTTAAAACTTGCCAATGACATCACTTACAAGCGACTGAAAAA GGCTCTGATAACACTAAAGAAGTACCATTCTGGCCCCGCGTCCTCACTCATAGAGGTCCTCTTTGGCGGATCAGCCCCCAGTCCAGCCAGCAATACAG
- the LOC119868878 gene encoding DNA-binding protein SMUBP-2-like isoform X6 encodes MASAAVESFVTKHLDLLELERDAEVEERRSWQENISPKELQSRGVCLLKLQVSSQRTGLYGRLLVTLEPRRCTSAAVLPSNSFTSGDIVGLYDEGNQLATGILTRITQRSVTVAFDASHDFQLSLDRDRERAYRLLKLANDITYKRLKKALITLKKYHSGPASSLIEVLFGGSAPSPASNTVTERERERERQRQRQREKQAPCTGSPTWDSIPGLQDHALGQRQAPNRCATQESLSASFKLKITYF; translated from the exons ATGGCCTCCGCGGCTGTGGAGAGCTTCGTGACCAAGCATTTGGACCTGCTGGAACTCGAGAGAGACGCGGAGGTGGAGGAGCGCAG GTCCTGGCAGGAAAACATCTCCCCAAAAGAACTCCAGAGCCGAGGCGTCTGTTTGCTGAAGCTGCAGGTTTCCAGCCAGCGGACTGGGCTGTACGGGCGGCTGCTGGTCACCTTAGAGCCCAGGAGATGCACATCTGCTGCGGTGCTTCCCAGCAACAGCTTTACTTCAG GCGATATAGTGGGTCTGTATGATGAAGGCAATCAGCTGGCCACAGGGATCCTGACACGGATCACACAGAGATCAGTCACAGTAGCCTTTGATGCGTCTCATGATTTCCAGCTGAGCTTGGACCGGGACCGGGAGCGGGCCTACAGACTGTTAAAACTTGCCAATGACATCACTTACAAGCGACTGAAAAA GGCTCTGATAACACTAAAGAAGTACCATTCTGGCCCCGCGTCCTCACTCATAGAGGTCCTCTTTGGCGGATCAGCCCCCAGTCCAGCCAGCAATACAG tcacagagagagagagagagagagagaggcagagacagaggcagagggagaagcaggctccatgcaccgggagcccgacgtgggattcgatcccgggtctgcaggatcacgccctgggccaaaggcaggcgccaaaccgctgcgccacccaggaatccctctcaGCATCCTTCAAATTGAAGATCACTTATTTCTGA
- the LOC119868878 gene encoding DNA-binding protein SMUBP-2-like isoform X8: MASAAVESFVTKHLDLLELERDAEVEERRSWQENISPKELQSRGVCLLKLQVSSQRTGLYGRLLVTLEPRRCTSAAVLPSNSFTSGDIVGLYDEGNQLATGILTRITQRSVTVAFDASHDFQLSLDRDRERAYRLLKLANDITYKRLKKALITLKKYHSGPASSLIEVLFGGSAPSPASNTVFQVNRIENM; encoded by the exons ATGGCCTCCGCGGCTGTGGAGAGCTTCGTGACCAAGCATTTGGACCTGCTGGAACTCGAGAGAGACGCGGAGGTGGAGGAGCGCAG GTCCTGGCAGGAAAACATCTCCCCAAAAGAACTCCAGAGCCGAGGCGTCTGTTTGCTGAAGCTGCAGGTTTCCAGCCAGCGGACTGGGCTGTACGGGCGGCTGCTGGTCACCTTAGAGCCCAGGAGATGCACATCTGCTGCGGTGCTTCCCAGCAACAGCTTTACTTCAG GCGATATAGTGGGTCTGTATGATGAAGGCAATCAGCTGGCCACAGGGATCCTGACACGGATCACACAGAGATCAGTCACAGTAGCCTTTGATGCGTCTCATGATTTCCAGCTGAGCTTGGACCGGGACCGGGAGCGGGCCTACAGACTGTTAAAACTTGCCAATGACATCACTTACAAGCGACTGAAAAA GGCTCTGATAACACTAAAGAAGTACCATTCTGGCCCCGCGTCCTCACTCATAGAGGTCCTCTTTGGCGGATCAGCCCCCAGTCCAGCCAGCAATACAG
- the LOC119868878 gene encoding DNA-binding protein SMUBP-2-like isoform X7, translated as MRRRSWQENISPKELQSRGVCLLKLQVSSQRTGLYGRLLVTLEPRRCTSAAVLPSNSFTSGDIVGLYDEGNQLATGILTRITQRSVTVAFDASHDFQLSLDRDRERAYRLLKLANDITYKRLKKALITLKKYHSGPASSLIEVLFGGSAPSPASNTVTERERERERQRQRQREKQAPCTGSPTWDSIPGLQDHALGQRQAPNRCATQESLSASFKLKITYF; from the exons ATGAGGAGGAG GTCCTGGCAGGAAAACATCTCCCCAAAAGAACTCCAGAGCCGAGGCGTCTGTTTGCTGAAGCTGCAGGTTTCCAGCCAGCGGACTGGGCTGTACGGGCGGCTGCTGGTCACCTTAGAGCCCAGGAGATGCACATCTGCTGCGGTGCTTCCCAGCAACAGCTTTACTTCAG GCGATATAGTGGGTCTGTATGATGAAGGCAATCAGCTGGCCACAGGGATCCTGACACGGATCACACAGAGATCAGTCACAGTAGCCTTTGATGCGTCTCATGATTTCCAGCTGAGCTTGGACCGGGACCGGGAGCGGGCCTACAGACTGTTAAAACTTGCCAATGACATCACTTACAAGCGACTGAAAAA GGCTCTGATAACACTAAAGAAGTACCATTCTGGCCCCGCGTCCTCACTCATAGAGGTCCTCTTTGGCGGATCAGCCCCCAGTCCAGCCAGCAATACAG tcacagagagagagagagagagagagaggcagagacagaggcagagggagaagcaggctccatgcaccgggagcccgacgtgggattcgatcccgggtctgcaggatcacgccctgggccaaaggcaggcgccaaaccgctgcgccacccaggaatccctctcaGCATCCTTCAAATTGAAGATCACTTATTTCTGA